TCGCGGCGGCGCTGCACGAGGCGTTCTAGCTCGGCAAGGAAACCAACCGGCGCCGTAGGCAAGGCCGTCTGCTCCGGCTGCTCGAAGCAACTAGTGGTGCCGCGGTGGCACGTGGGGCCGTCGGGAATGGCGCGGATGAGCACGGCGTCGCCGTCGCAATCCTCGTGCGTGCTTACGACATGTAGGAAGTTGCCGGAAGTTTCGCCCTTCGTCCAGAGTCGATTCTTAGAGCGCGAAAAGAACGTGACACGACCTTCGCGCTGGGTTTTTTCCCAGGCTTCTTCGTTCACATAGCCCACCATCAGCACCTGCCCGGTCGCCGCATCCTGCACCACTGCCGGCAGCAGGCCATTCATTTTTTCAAAATCGAGTGTCATCAACGTTTCTTAATTGTATGTAATAGACGGTCATGCTGAGCTTGTCGAAGCATCTCTACCGCTTCGTCCTCATGGTAAGGCTTATAGCATTGCGGTAGAGATGCTTCGACAAGCTCAGCATGACCTAACCGTCTTACGATATTCCCCCTTAACTACAGCCGCACCGGAATACCATCAGCACGCAGGTGCTGCTTGAGCTCGGCAATGCCAATTTCGCCGAAGTGAAAGATGCTAGCAGCTAGGCCCGCATCGGCATTGGCTTGCTGAAAAACGGCGGTAAAGTCCTGCTTGCTGCCGGCCCCACCAGAGGCAACGACGGGTATGGAAACTGCCTGAGCTACCGCGCCAGTCAGATCCAGCGCAAAGCCGTCTTTGGTGCCGTCGTTACTCATAGAAGTCAGTAGGATCTCGCCGGCGCCGCGCGCCGCCACCTCGCGTGACCATTCAACCGCATCATGGCCCGTGTTGTGGGTGCCGGCGCGGGTGTATACCTGCCAGCCATTCTCCGGCGTATAGCGCGCATCCACCGCTACCACGATGCATTGCGAGCCGAAACGACGCGCTAGCTCATCAATCAGCTCGGGGCGGTGCAGCGCAGCCGAATTGATGCTCACTTTGTCGGCGCCGTTCAGCAGCAGCGCCTCCACATCGGCTACCGTACCAATCCCGCCCCCCACGGTGAACGGAATATCCAGTTCCCGGGCCACGTCGCGCACCAGCGCTACCAGCGTCTGCCGCTTCTGATTGGTGGCCGTGATGTCGAGGAACACGAGTTCATCGGCGCCTTCGCGGGCGTAGCGCGAAGCGAGGGCAACTGGGTCACCGGCATCGCGCAAGCCTTCGAAGCGCACCCCTTTCACGGTGCGGCCGTCTTTCACATCGAGACAGGGAATAATGCGTTTAGTTAACATTTAGGTTAGGCTGTAGCGCGAAGCTTCCGCTTCGCGCATCGTTGAACGATACTTGTTGCGTCAGCTTATATACCGACGAGCAACGAGGTGCGAAGCAGGAGCTTCGCGCTACATTTTGGGCGCTACAGAAACCGGCGCAACTCTTCTAATTGAATCGTGCCTTCGTAAATCGCCTTGCCAATGATAGCGCCGTATAGACCCGCCTCGGCCAACGCCTCCACATCCGCGATGGTAGTCACCCCGCCGCTGGCTACCAGTTGCGCGGCCGGGAACTGCGTCCGCAGAGTCTGGTAGCTAGCTAAAGCGGGGCCTTGCAGCTTACCGTCTTTGCTCACGTCGGTACACACAAAGGTAGTGGCCCCAACTGCTAGGTATTCCCCGATAAACTCAGCTAGCGTCCGCTCACTTTGCTCGGCCCAGGCGTTGATGGAAATATAATTATTCCGAAAGTCAGCGCCCACAATAACCTTCTCCGCGCCGAAGGTTTGGAGCCAGGTCCGCACCGTTTCGGGCTCGCGCACGGCAATGCTGCCGGCCGTGATTTGGGCCGCGCCAGCGTCGAACGCTTGGCGTACGGCCTGCTCACTTTGCAGCCCGCCGCCAAAGTCAATCGTCAGTTGGGTGTGGCGGGCAATGCGCTCCAGCACCGGCAAGTTTACCGGCTGCTTGGCCCGGGCTCCATCCAAGTCCACCAGGTGCAGGCGCCGCACGCCGTGCTGCTCGAAGCGCTGCGCGACGGCCAGCGGGTCATTGTCGTAGGTGGTTTGCTGGGCAAAATCGCCCTCGGTCAGTCGTACACACTGGCCATTTATCAAGTCAATAGCGGGTATTATTTCCATTCGAGTTTGGTGCTTGTGCTTGGTGCTTAGCCTAGGTCTCCCTGCTTACAAGCTAGGACGAACAACTAGGCACTAGGCCCCATTTTACAGCTTCAGGAAGTTCTCTAGTATGCGCGTGCCGACGGGGCCACTCTTCTCGGTGTGAAACTGCACCGCGTAGAAATTACGGTGCTGCACGGCGGCGCTGAAGGGCGCTGGGTACTCCGCTTCGGCAATGGTGTAGTCACCTACCGGGGCGTAGTAGCTATGCACGAAGTAGACGTAGTCTTCGGCTTGCAGGCCCTCGAACAACGGCGAGCGGAGGCGCTGCAAGGTATTCCATCCCATATGCGGCACCTTGTGTTGGGCGTCGGCGGGGAAGCGTTTTACCTCGAACGGCAGGATGTTCAGTAGGTCAGTGTCGTTCTCTTCACTGTACGTGCCGAGTAGTTGCATGCCCAGGCAGATACCTAGGAAAGGCTGCGTCAGCGTGGGCAGCAACTTGTCGAGACCTTGGGCGCGTAGCTCGCTCATAGCTGAGGCCGCTTCGCCTTCGCCGGGGAACAGAATCTTATCGGCCCGGCGAATCACCTCTTCATCCGAGGTCAAAGTAGCCTGCACACCTAGCCGCTCCAGGGCAAACAAAACCGACTGCACATTGCCGCCTTTGTAATCAATAACCGCTATTTCCATTTGAGAAATAATCAGTGTTTATTCATTTGTTTATACACTCTTTGATCTTATTGCCTTCTCTTTTCTCGGCTACTTGCTGCATCTTTCACTCGCTCGCTTGTAGAAACCCCGCAGCTTATTAATGACAGTAGATCAATATGATCTGTGTTTATCCATTTGTTATAACAAATGGATAAACACTACAAGATACCCTTCGTGCTAGGTATCTCCATCTTGGCTGCATCACGCACCAGCGCCATCTTAATCGACTTAGCTACGGCTTTGAAAATGGACTCGATCTTATGGTGCTCGTTCTCTCCTTCACACTTAATGTTGAGGTTGCAACGGGCCGCATCAGAGAAGCTCTTGAAGAAATGGTAAAACATTTCGGTGGGCATATCGCCTACTCGCTCGCGCTTAAATTCAGCATCCCACACCAGCCACGGCCGGCCCGAAAAATCGATAGCAGCTTGGGCGAGGGCGTCGTCCATGGGGAGTAAAAAACCGTAGCGGGCGAGGCCACGCTTGTCGCCGAGGGCTTGCGTGAAAGCTTCGCCCAAGGCAATGGCCGTATCCTCGATGGTGTGGTGCTCGTCGATGTGCAGGTCGCCTTGCACGTCAATCTTCATGTCGACGCCCGAGTGCTTGCTGAGTTGATCGAGCATGTGATCGAAGAAACCTAGGCCAGTGTGCATCTGAGGGCGACCGGCGCCGTCGAGGTTCAGCTCCACGCGAATCTTGGTTTCGTTTGTGTCGCGCTGCACGACGGCACGACGAGCAGGCAACCGCAGGAACTGAAAAATTTCATTCCAGCTCGTAGTGGTGAGGGCGGCGCGCGGGTCAGCTTCTTCGCGCAGCAAAATCGATTGACACCCTAGGTTCTGGGCGAGTTCCACGTCGGTGAGCCGGTCGCCGATGACGAAGGAGTTTTGCAGGTCGTAGTTGTGCTCGGCCTCGAAGTAACGGCCTAGCATGCCGATGCCGGGCTTGCGCGTGGCTAGGTTTTCGTGCGGGAAGCTGCGGTCGATGTGCTCGCGCGCAAACTCCACTCCTTCCCCGCGCAGAATGTCGAGCATCAGGTTATGGGCCGGCCAGAAGGTATCTTCCGGAAAGCTGTCGGTGCCGAGGCCATCCTGGTTGCTCACCAGCACCAGCTCGTAGTCGAGCTCACCGGCAATGCGGGCTAGGTTGGAAATAGCACCCGGCAAAAACTGAAATTTATCCGGCGTCAGCGCGTCGATCTGCTGGCTTGGCTGCGGCTCAATGAGGATGGTGCCGTCGCGGTCGATAAAAAGGACTTTTTTCATATGAAGCGCGAATGGAATAGTTCGCGTTGTGGCTGTAGCGCGAAGCTACGGCTTCGCATGTTGTTAGTCGGCACACGGCCGAGTTTTTCTCTGGGCGGGTTGTCATTCCGAGCGGCGCGAGGAATCTGAGGTTATATCCCGGAGGATAACCCAGGTTCTTTACCCAGATTCCTCGCGCCACTCGGAATAACAAACGACCGACACCTAGCTTTCCTGCCCTTGCTCCTGGTGCAGCAGGGTTTGGATGAACGAAGCATACGCTTCTCCTAGCGGCAACTCCAAATCAGTTTTCAGCCGGCGGCGAACCGTATGCACCGTTTCCTGGGTGAGCGGGTTGAAGCCGGGTTTGTCGTAGGTTTCCCAGTACAACCCCACGCCGCGTTTCTGCCAAGCGGGCACGCTGTTGTAGTTGATGCCGTGCGCGAACAGCAGATCGTGCTTGGCCGCAGTGCCTATCCCCAGTACTTGACCGGTCGCCTCCGCCACTGACTGACCTTGTTTCCGCAGCGCCCAATAGCAATGGGCGTTTAGGGCATTGCGGCCAGCATCTTCCTGACGCCACCGGAAATAATCGACGACATCTTGTTCGCGTGGTAATTGCGAAATGCGGCAGTCGAACACGCCGACTGCACCTAGCTTCAGCGAAAACGCCGCGGAGGCTTCGCCGGCCAAAACGGAGTTATACTTGCGCAGCTTCCGGCCGAAGGTATTTTCCTCGGGATGCAGGAGCAGCGAAATTTCGTCGCTCTGCGTGTAGCCGTACGAGATGCGGAAGCCGCAGCCGAGCAAGTGCGTCACGGTACTGGTCATCAACTCGCGCATGCGTTCATCGAACGGCGCTTCAAACGGGTGCACTTCCTTGGTGAGGCGCGTGAAGCCGCGACCATCCAGACGAGCAACTAGGTAAAGGCCCGGCAGAACACAATGGTCGTGGGCCGTTTCAAACACGCGCATGCGGGTGTCTAGCTCATCAAACTTCATCTCGCCACTCGGTTACAACAAATTCCTGATCCGCGCCAATGCGCACAAAGTACAAATGGTCAAATCCTTCCGCCCGGCTTGGCGGCTCCAGCCGGTTGCGCGTGCCTTTAATACCGCGGTCCGGTACCTGCCGTTCAGGCGGGCGCTGCTGGTTTCGCACCAAGGCTTCGGCGGCTATTGACTGAAAGAAGTACCCAACCACCTCAAACCCCGCAGCCCGCGCCGGCTCGATGTAAACGGCGCGCTCGGCACGGGTCGGGTTGGTATTGTCGATGACGCAACGCATCTTGGTTTCCAGGCACAATTCGAGCATTCGCCGCTCCCGATTGCGCGTGCGCAACAGATCCATACTGATGCGCACGTGCGAATGGAAGAACTGACGCTGGTAAAAGGTTGACTTTCCCGTTGCCTGAATGCCGCAGAAAACCACGAGCTGCATACCCGGTTGAACCTAGCCCTCGAACTGCTGGAGCGCCGC
This Hymenobacter sp. GOD-10R DNA region includes the following protein-coding sequences:
- the hisIE gene encoding bifunctional phosphoribosyl-AMP cyclohydrolase/phosphoribosyl-ATP diphosphatase HisIE; this encodes MTLDFEKMNGLLPAVVQDAATGQVLMVGYVNEEAWEKTQREGRVTFFSRSKNRLWTKGETSGNFLHVVSTHEDCDGDAVLIRAIPDGPTCHRGTTSCFEQPEQTALPTAPVGFLAELERLVQRRRDFPEEDPKSYTASLFRKGMPKIAQKVGEEAVETVIDAVGGNIEGLKGEAADLLYHLLVLLAGSGLTLEDIIAVLRQRHTTISAGVRREDS
- the hisF gene encoding imidazole glycerol phosphate synthase subunit HisF; translated protein: MLTKRIIPCLDVKDGRTVKGVRFEGLRDAGDPVALASRYAREGADELVFLDITATNQKRQTLVALVRDVARELDIPFTVGGGIGTVADVEALLLNGADKVSINSAALHRPELIDELARRFGSQCIVVAVDARYTPENGWQVYTRAGTHNTGHDAVEWSREVAARGAGEILLTSMSNDGTKDGFALDLTGAVAQAVSIPVVASGGAGSKQDFTAVFQQANADAGLAASIFHFGEIGIAELKQHLRADGIPVRL
- the hisA gene encoding 1-(5-phosphoribosyl)-5-[(5-phosphoribosylamino)methylideneamino]imidazole-4-carboxamide isomerase, which encodes MEIIPAIDLINGQCVRLTEGDFAQQTTYDNDPLAVAQRFEQHGVRRLHLVDLDGARAKQPVNLPVLERIARHTQLTIDFGGGLQSEQAVRQAFDAGAAQITAGSIAVREPETVRTWLQTFGAEKVIVGADFRNNYISINAWAEQSERTLAEFIGEYLAVGATTFVCTDVSKDGKLQGPALASYQTLRTQFPAAQLVASGGVTTIADVEALAEAGLYGAIIGKAIYEGTIQLEELRRFL
- the hisH gene encoding imidazole glycerol phosphate synthase subunit HisH codes for the protein MEIAVIDYKGGNVQSVLFALERLGVQATLTSDEEVIRRADKILFPGEGEAASAMSELRAQGLDKLLPTLTQPFLGICLGMQLLGTYSEENDTDLLNILPFEVKRFPADAQHKVPHMGWNTLQRLRSPLFEGLQAEDYVYFVHSYYAPVGDYTIAEAEYPAPFSAAVQHRNFYAVQFHTEKSGPVGTRILENFLKL
- the hisB gene encoding bifunctional histidinol-phosphatase/imidazoleglycerol-phosphate dehydratase HisB, whose translation is MKKVLFIDRDGTILIEPQPSQQIDALTPDKFQFLPGAISNLARIAGELDYELVLVSNQDGLGTDSFPEDTFWPAHNLMLDILRGEGVEFAREHIDRSFPHENLATRKPGIGMLGRYFEAEHNYDLQNSFVIGDRLTDVELAQNLGCQSILLREEADPRAALTTTSWNEIFQFLRLPARRAVVQRDTNETKIRVELNLDGAGRPQMHTGLGFFDHMLDQLSKHSGVDMKIDVQGDLHIDEHHTIEDTAIALGEAFTQALGDKRGLARYGFLLPMDDALAQAAIDFSGRPWLVWDAEFKRERVGDMPTEMFYHFFKSFSDAARCNLNIKCEGENEHHKIESIFKAVAKSIKMALVRDAAKMEIPSTKGIL
- a CDS encoding tRNA(His) guanylyltransferase Thg1 family protein, producing the protein MKFDELDTRMRVFETAHDHCVLPGLYLVARLDGRGFTRLTKEVHPFEAPFDERMRELMTSTVTHLLGCGFRISYGYTQSDEISLLLHPEENTFGRKLRKYNSVLAGEASAAFSLKLGAVGVFDCRISQLPREQDVVDYFRWRQEDAGRNALNAHCYWALRKQGQSVAEATGQVLGIGTAAKHDLLFAHGINYNSVPAWQKRGVGLYWETYDKPGFNPLTQETVHTVRRRLKTDLELPLGEAYASFIQTLLHQEQGQES
- a CDS encoding AAA family ATPase, encoding MQLVVFCGIQATGKSTFYQRQFFHSHVRISMDLLRTRNRERRMLELCLETKMRCVIDNTNPTRAERAVYIEPARAAGFEVVGYFFQSIAAEALVRNQQRPPERQVPDRGIKGTRNRLEPPSRAEGFDHLYFVRIGADQEFVVTEWRDEV